Proteins from a genomic interval of Panthera tigris isolate Pti1 chromosome A2, P.tigris_Pti1_mat1.1, whole genome shotgun sequence:
- the GPR108 gene encoding protein GPR108 isoform X1: MAVSERRGLARLSPPEWGQLLLLLLLLGGCSGRIHRLALTGEKRADIQLNSFGFYTNGSLEVDLSLLRLGLQETEEKAPLVGFSLTRVRSGSVRSYSTRDPHDCPLWKNSSNLLVLFLINTKDLRVQVRKYGEQKKLFISPGLLPEAPSEPGPSNPVHTVTPKVDSGATTTLDKAKSKPTVSQGDQQGPSGKDEELILGLGHLNNSYNFSFHVVIGSQAEEGQYNLNFHNCYNSRPGQEQPFDITVMIREKNPEGFLSAAEIPLFKLYMVMSACFLAAGIFWVSLLCRNTYNVFKIHWLMAALAFTKSISLLFHSINYYFINSQGHPLEGLAVMHYITHLLKGALLFITIALIGSGWAFVKYVLSDKEKKIFGIVIPLQVLANVAYIVIESREEGASDYRLWKETLFLVDLICCGAILFPVVWSIRHLQDASGTDGKVAVNLAKLKLFRHYYVMIICYVYFTRIIAILLRVAVPFQWQWLYQLLVEGSTLAFFVLTGYKFQPAGNNPYLQLPQEDEEDVQMEQLMTNSGFREGLSKVNKTASGRELL; the protein is encoded by the exons ATGGCAGTGAGCGAGAGGAGGGGGCTCGCCCGCCTGAGCCCCCCGGAGTGGGGGCAGCTGCTACTTCTGCTGCTGCTCTTGGGTGGCTGTTCTGGGCGCATCCACCGACTGGCGCTGACG GGGGAGAAGCGAGCAGACATCCAGCTGAATAGCTTCGGCTTCTACACCAATGGCTCCCTGGAGGTGGACCTGAGCCTCCTGCGTCTGGGCCTccaggagacagaagagaaggccCCGCTG GTGGGGTTCAGTCTGACTCGGGTTCGATCTGGCAGTGTTCGATCCTACTCA ACCCGGGACCCCCACGACTGTCCTCTCTGGAAAAACAGTAGCAACCTCCTGGTTCTCTTCCTCATCAACACCAAGGATCTGCG ggTCCAGGTGAGGAAGTATGGAGAGCAGAAGAAGCTGTTCATCTCTCCTGGGCTCCTCCCCGAAGCACCTTCTGAACCAGGGCCCTCAAATCCAGTGCACACAGTCACCCCTAAGGTGGACAGCG GGGCCACCACTACGCTTGACAAGGCCAAGTCGAAACCCACAGTGTCCCAGGGAGATCAGCAG GGCCCCAGTGGGAAGGACGAGGAACTGATCCTGGGTCTCGGGCATCTCAACAACTCCTACAACTTCAGC ttccACGTCGTGATCGGCTCTCAGGCGGAGGAAGGCCAGTACAACCTCAATTTCCACAACTGTTACAACTCCAGGCCGGGCCAGGAGCAGCCGTTTGACATCACG gtcaTGATCCGGGAGAAGAACCCTGAGGGCTTCCTGTCAGCGGCAGAAATTCCCCTTTTCAAGCTGTATATGGTCATGTCTGCCTGCTTCCTGGCTGCTGGCATCTTCTGGGTGTCCCTTCTCTGCAGGAACAC gtaCAACGTCTTCAAGATCCATTGGTTGATGGCAGCCCTGGCTTTCACCAAGAGCATCTCCCTCCTTTTCCACAGT ATCAACTATTACTTCATCAACAGCCAGGGTCACCCCCTCGAAGGCCTCGCTGTCATGCACTACATCACACACCT GCTGAAGGGCGCTCTCCTCTTCATCACCATCGCCTTGATCGGCTCTGGCTGGGCCTTTGTCAAGTACGTCCTgtcagacaaggaaaagaaaatctttgggatCGTGATTCCCCTGCAG GTCCTGGCCAACGTGGCCTACATCGTCATTGAGTCCCGTGAGGAGGGCGCCAGCGACTACAGGCTCTGGAAGGAGACCCTCTTCCTGGTGGACCTCATCTGCTGTGGCGCCATTCTCTTCCCTGTGGTCTG GTCTATCCGGCATCTCCAGGATGCATCGGGCACTGATGGAAAGG TGGCAGTGAACCTGGCCAAGCTGAAGCTGTTTCGGCATTACTATGTCATG ATCATCTGTTACGTCTATTTCACGAGGATCATCGCCATCCTGCTGCGGGTGGCCGTGCCCTTCCAGTGGCAGTGGCTGTACCAG CTCTTGGTAGAAGGCTCCACTCTGGCCTTCTTCGTGCTCACTGGCTACAAGTTCCAGCCTGCAGGCAACAACCCATACCTGCAGCTGCCccaggaggacgaggaggacgtGCAAATGGAGCAACT AATGACCAATTCTGGGTTCCGGGAAGGCCTGTCCAAAGTCAACAAAACGGCCAGCGGGCGGGAGCTGTTGTGA
- the GPR108 gene encoding protein GPR108 isoform X2, with product MESRRSCSSLLGSSPKHLLNQGPQIQCTQSPLRWTAGPPLRLTRPSRNPQCPREISSTLSPQGPSGKDEELILGLGHLNNSYNFSFHVVIGSQAEEGQYNLNFHNCYNSRPGQEQPFDITVMIREKNPEGFLSAAEIPLFKLYMVMSACFLAAGIFWVSLLCRNTYNVFKIHWLMAALAFTKSISLLFHSINYYFINSQGHPLEGLAVMHYITHLLKGALLFITIALIGSGWAFVKYVLSDKEKKIFGIVIPLQVLANVAYIVIESREEGASDYRLWKETLFLVDLICCGAILFPVVWSIRHLQDASGTDGKVAVNLAKLKLFRHYYVMIICYVYFTRIIAILLRVAVPFQWQWLYQLLVEGSTLAFFVLTGYKFQPAGNNPYLQLPQEDEEDVQMEQLMTNSGFREGLSKVNKTASGRELL from the exons ATGGAGAGCAGAAGAAGCTGTTCATCTCTCCTGGGCTCCTCCCCGAAGCACCTTCTGAACCAGGGCCCTCAAATCCAGTGCACACAGTCACCCCTAAGGTGGACAGCG GGGCCACCACTACGCTTGACAAGGCCAAGTCGAAACCCACAGTGTCCCAGGGAGATCAGCAG CACTCTGTCCCCTCAGGGCCCCAGTGGGAAGGACGAGGAACTGATCCTGGGTCTCGGGCATCTCAACAACTCCTACAACTTCAGC ttccACGTCGTGATCGGCTCTCAGGCGGAGGAAGGCCAGTACAACCTCAATTTCCACAACTGTTACAACTCCAGGCCGGGCCAGGAGCAGCCGTTTGACATCACG gtcaTGATCCGGGAGAAGAACCCTGAGGGCTTCCTGTCAGCGGCAGAAATTCCCCTTTTCAAGCTGTATATGGTCATGTCTGCCTGCTTCCTGGCTGCTGGCATCTTCTGGGTGTCCCTTCTCTGCAGGAACAC gtaCAACGTCTTCAAGATCCATTGGTTGATGGCAGCCCTGGCTTTCACCAAGAGCATCTCCCTCCTTTTCCACAGT ATCAACTATTACTTCATCAACAGCCAGGGTCACCCCCTCGAAGGCCTCGCTGTCATGCACTACATCACACACCT GCTGAAGGGCGCTCTCCTCTTCATCACCATCGCCTTGATCGGCTCTGGCTGGGCCTTTGTCAAGTACGTCCTgtcagacaaggaaaagaaaatctttgggatCGTGATTCCCCTGCAG GTCCTGGCCAACGTGGCCTACATCGTCATTGAGTCCCGTGAGGAGGGCGCCAGCGACTACAGGCTCTGGAAGGAGACCCTCTTCCTGGTGGACCTCATCTGCTGTGGCGCCATTCTCTTCCCTGTGGTCTG GTCTATCCGGCATCTCCAGGATGCATCGGGCACTGATGGAAAGG TGGCAGTGAACCTGGCCAAGCTGAAGCTGTTTCGGCATTACTATGTCATG ATCATCTGTTACGTCTATTTCACGAGGATCATCGCCATCCTGCTGCGGGTGGCCGTGCCCTTCCAGTGGCAGTGGCTGTACCAG CTCTTGGTAGAAGGCTCCACTCTGGCCTTCTTCGTGCTCACTGGCTACAAGTTCCAGCCTGCAGGCAACAACCCATACCTGCAGCTGCCccaggaggacgaggaggacgtGCAAATGGAGCAACT AATGACCAATTCTGGGTTCCGGGAAGGCCTGTCCAAAGTCAACAAAACGGCCAGCGGGCGGGAGCTGTTGTGA